ATCCACCGCGCCATTCACGAGGCGCAGTACCAAGAAACAACACAGGAGATAAAATAACATGGGAAAATTAAGCAACAGAAAGGTCATCGTTACTGGCGCTGCTCAAGGTATGGGTCGCGCTATTGCTATTGAGGCCGCCCGGGAGGGTGCCAGTTTCGTTACCATTGTAGACATTAAAGACAGCGGCGAAGATACCGCCAATGAAATCCGGCAAATGGACTGTCAGGCATTATTTATAAAAACAGACCTCAGCAAACTGTCAGATATAGAACATATGATCAACAGTTCCGCAGAGGCTGCAGGTGGCATTGACGTATTAATCAACAATGCTGGCCTAACCGATGACGGTGCTACAGGCGGCCCCCAGACCCTTGATTCATTAACAGAAGAGACCTGGGATTTGCTAATGAACATTAATGTTAAAGCCATCTGGAGAGCAACCCGACTTGCCCTGCCCCACCTTAAAAACTCAAGCTTATCTCCCGCAGTGGTTAACGCAGCATCTGTGGCCAGCTCAGTGGCCTACCCAGGAATTCCTGCTTACTCGGTTACCAAAGGCGCGGTAAAATCCCTGACTCAATCCATGGCGGTTGATTTAGCAGCCTATAATATCCGCTGCAACGCCTACGCACCCGGCGCCATAGAAACGCCCA
The DNA window shown above is from Spongiibacter sp. IMCC21906 and carries:
- a CDS encoding SDR family NAD(P)-dependent oxidoreductase gives rise to the protein MGKLSNRKVIVTGAAQGMGRAIAIEAAREGASFVTIVDIKDSGEDTANEIRQMDCQALFIKTDLSKLSDIEHMINSSAEAAGGIDVLINNAGLTDDGATGGPQTLDSLTEETWDLLMNINVKAIWRATRLALPHLKNSSLSPAVVNAASVASSVAYPGIPAYSVTKGAVKSLTQSMAVDLAAYNIRCNAYAPGAIETPMLTHSLDTFSSEERAITESRLSGPHLIKRLGKPEEVAKLVCFLASEEASFLTGSIYQIDAGTLAWRGNE